AAATAAAACATATTATTGATTAATATTTAACAGTCCTATAGAGCTGCCTTACTTACGTGCTCATAACAGGACAAGCGATTTAAAGAAATTAGGAGATATAGTTTTAAGTTTGCGTTTACTGCTGGTAATTTCGTTTACTTCTGGTCTCTGAAGAATATATCTGAACTAAATTATATTGTATTCTGTATTTTTGAACTAAATTATCATATGATTAAAATTAAGGAACTAAATTATCGTATGATTAAAATTAAGGAATCTCCTTTATTCTTTTGATCAACAATTAAGGAATCAATTCATGAAATTTTCATGTTTATTGCTGTTGTGAAGGCTGAAAGTCGAAAATAATGGGCCTTTTATAGCCTGTACCTTTAAGCTTGTCCACGAATCAAATCATGACCCAGTGTTACACACGTGTGAGTTGTTTCAGACCACACGGGAAAAAAATAGAAGTAATTTGAAAATAGACATAGGTTTGTAAGAGAGGGAAAAAATAGAAGGAATACGAAACCATCCTCTTTCTTGGACTGTTTGTTCACTCCTTACCATCTCACTCTCTCTCTCTCTCTCACTGTTTTTTCAAGCATAGATCGCTCGGCCCTGTTGTCTGTTGGCGTCTCCATCTCGATTGCTCACACCCTGTTTCTCCCTATCTATTCTACAAAGGAATCGCAAAAGCTCTATGTGAGTCAAATCTCTCTCTCTCTCTCTCTCTGCTGATGGAACATAATTTAGGGTTCTAGAGATTGTTCTTACCTTTCTACTTTCACTTTTTAGCAATGAGGTTTCTTTCTGAGCTTGGATCCCTCAAGAGATGAAGAGCACAGAGCCCGTTAGGGTTGCCGTCAACATACGGCCCTTGAAGGGATGCACCGATTGCATCACCGTCACACCTGATGAGCCACAGGTACTCAAAAAGGAATGATTCATTACAAGCACAGGGTTATAGTCTTAGTGCTCATTTTATTTTGGCATTTTTTTGTTTTTTCTAGGTTCACATAGGATCTCATACTTTTATGTATGATTTTGTATTTGGAAACGCTGGCTTACATTCTTCTCAGATCTACCACCGCTGCGTTGCTCCTCTTGTGGAAGATCTCTTCAAAGGGTACAATGCAACCGTTCTTGCTTACGGCCAGGTTTGATTTTGAGATTACTTTTTTTAACTCCTTATTAACTGCTTGTTTGATCAAACTCATTGTTTTTTTTTTTTTTTGCGTTTGTTGCTATTTAAAGACTGCTTCAGGAAAAACATACACCATGGGCATGGGTACTAACTGTGGAACAAATGAAGGCATAATACCAAAAGTGATGGAAGATGTATTTACTAGAGTGGAGGCAGTCAAATCTCAGATACGAGTATCTTTTCTTGAGGTTAGAAGAGCATCTATTTTTAGTCTGTTTGTATGAGAAAGAGATGTTGTATTTTGTTAATTACTCTTTACTCTTTATGTAACGCAGATTTATAATGAAGAGATATACGGTTTGCTTGCCTCAAACCCGTCAAGAGCTCCAATTATAATCAGAGAAACTGCTAGTGGAGAGATAACTTTGCAAGGCGTTACTGAGGTAGACGTGAAGACTAAAGAGGAGATGAGCTCGTATCTAGCACGAGGCTCTTTCACTCGTGCTAGTGGCAGCACAAACATGAATATACAATCAAGGTACTAGTCTATAACTTAACTGAATTTCTTTCCATTTTTGCACAATTATCTTAATATATATTAATGCCTTGTGAGTTTGTTTATTAGCCGTTCACATGCTGTCTTCACAATATCTCTGCAAATCACAACAGCTGAAGAAATACTGTGTGCAAAGCTTCGTCTAGTTGACTTAGCAGGGTCAGAGCGTGCCAACCGAACAGGAGCTGACGGGATGCGATTAAAAGAAGGCCGCCACATCAACAGTAGTCTTCTAGCTCTGAGGAATGTGATCAGTCTACTAGGAGATGAGAGAAAGAGAAAGAAAGGAGGTCACGTTCCTTACCGCGTTAGCAAGTTAACTCGCTTGCTTCAGGTAATCAACAACGTTTCTTTCTTTTTGTATTATTATGTCTTAAAAGAAAATGATGATTGATATGGTTTTCACTTATCAATTTTCCAACTTAGGATTCTCTTGGAGGCAAGAGCAAAACCGTGATGATTGGTATGGTTTTCACATTTATCAAACGATATTCAAACATTTATTCTAATGACTTAATGTGTGATGCAGCTTGTGTAAGCCCAGCAATTTCAGATGTCGAGGAGACACTGAATACGCTGAGGTATGCAAATTGTGCTCGAAATATTAAGAACCAAGCAGTGGTACAGAAGCAGAAGACGTCTGCACCATCCTTTATGTTCAACGAGCTCACACCATCAAAATCGGAGGCAAAGAACAAAGCAGTGGTACAGAAGCATAAGCCGTCTGTACCATCATTTGACTATGATGCTATGTTCAAGGAGCTCACACCATCGAAATCGGAGTCTTTGCCGGTCTATGACAAGCCTGTGTACGATGAGGATGTCTTTGAAGCTATCACTGAGCTTCAGTACAATGAGGATGTCTTTGAAGCTATCTCTGAGCTTCAAATCCCATCTACTTCTCAACCAGATGATGTTTCTTCTTCCTCGTCACCTTCAGAGTTTAGAAAACATAACACTTCTTCTTTGGATGTTTCTCCCAAGAAGACAGAGAGTAAGCAAGAAGATAAGTGTCAAAACAAACCAATGGAGATCATTTATCTCACTGATGATGAAGCTGAAGTTCAAGAAAAGTGCTTCATTGATCTCACGACTGATGAAGAAGCTGAAGATCAAGAAAAACAAATCATCGATCTCACGACTGCTGAGTGTCACTTAGAGCTAAAGGAACTGAACAAGAGACTTGAAGAAAAGGAGGTAGTGTGCTCGTTTTAGTATTTTTCATGTGTTTCCTAAAGATAGTATGCATATAAACTTTAACAATAATATATATCTTCTTGAAGGCTGAAATACGAGGATACGAGGAAAAGGTTCAACTAGAAAAGGATAAAAGAGCTTTGCAGGTCTGTGTTTTTATTGGTTTATACTATGTTTTTAGTGGACTCAAATTTTTGATGAAATAAAATATGTATTGACAGAGAGATATTGAAGGTTTAAGACAGAAGCTTGCTAGCTGATCATCTGCCACACCATCTTGCACTTGCAGTAAGAGGTCTAGCTGCCAATGCTTAGTTGCAAACTATTTTTGTGTTGCGTCATGTGGGTGTTCTTCGGTCAAATGCTCCAACAGAAGCAGAGATGAGGGACTCTTGTAGCTAGTACTTTTTTGTTATCTTGTAATATATATGGCTTGTAACCTATCACATGGTGAGTGTGATTTAGGATGGCCAGTAGTTGTATTTAAAGATGGCTAGAGAAGTTAAAATAAGTATTTTGATATGGTGAGTAGAGACTCCTGAGTTCCTTTCTCTCAAGTCTTGTAACAACCTTCTATCATTGAAATACAACGTATGTTATATTATATCTGTTATTTCTTCAGTTTTGTATCTCTTAGTCTTTCTGGAAGAAAATGAATCTGTGTCAGGTACCTTACCAATCTCAAACTTGCGTGAACCTGAAAGAAGTTGAATTTGTTTGTCTGCAGTTTGTGGATACTCCAAATCTCACTGGATTAGACCGTGCTTAATTATGTTCAGCGATATCAGTGGATTATGCAGGAACATGTCTTTCATTTTCAGCATCCATTGGGTTTTTGTTTAGACCGATTATCAATTAAGAGTGTTTATGAATGTGACATTAATGATGGATAATGGTCACGTTTGTAAGAATTGTTTAAGAGTTGGATCCTTAACTTTTCATGTGTTTTGAAGGAAACATGGGATTCAAAATATCGAGATAATAGCACACTTGAGCATAAAGGGACATATGACGGAGTATTCTCCATCAATGTTTGTGGTTAGGATTTGTTTTTAAACTAAACTTTATTATTATGTTACATTTATTTGAAGTGATTACATCAGAAGGAGATCAACTTACGGTTAGCTCTATCAAGCACAGTTGAGCACTCTAGTTGGCCCCTTCAGCCATGACTATGAGAAGCTCATATTTTGTATTTAATGCATTGTTGTTATCACTTGGCCAATCAATTGATCATTTTATTCTATAAGAACTTTATATATGGCTTTCTTCTTCTCTAGTCTTCTTGTGTTTCTGCCTATTATTTTTGACTCGGACAATGAGTGATGAGAATATTCATCAGGACACAAGTAAAGCTGCCTCGGAGTTAAACAAACTGAAAAGCTTACGTCCTGAGTTAGGTCCGTTTTTTGTACGTGGACTTAACGACTAGGCCTAATTGTATTTTCTTTCGATTATCTTTAATTCCCAATGTAGCTTTTTGGGCCGTCGAGCCTTTTATAGCATGTTGGTTGTGAAAAGTATAATAAAACTGTGGTTATTGATTAGTTGAGAAAAGAATAAACAAGTGTTGGTATTGATGAGTATAATTGACTAATGATGATCGATGCTTGGAGCATGAACAAGTTAGCGATTAAAAAAGAGAGAACATGAGCTAGTTTTTCTTCTTTTTTTAAAGAAAAGGCTTTCAGAACATGAGCTACTTTGTAGATGCCTTTCGTATTACTTAATTAAAACTGGCTTAATAAAAGTAATTGTATATAAATTGATTGGTAAGCTGTCCATTAACAGAATATAACGTAGTCAACGAATCATAATGCTATGTATTTGGAGTTTTTTATTCATTTGGAAAAAAATCTTACTAATACTGCTGCAACTAATCATAAGGCTGCAACTGGATTGTCCAAATTTGGAATGAAATAAGTTGAAATGCTCTGTTCCATACATTCCAATTTTTTTTTACCATTTATCTTGAATAAAATGAAATGTTTATTCCATCAATTCCAAAAGGAATTAAACAAAATTCAAATAAACTATTCCACTATTATTTTGATCATGAATGAATGGCATAGATTTATTTCATGTTTTTTAATATTTCATTCATTTCATTCCATTCCTTTTATTTCATTACTTTTTATCCCACTAATTCCATTATACATTTACGGCCTTACCTTGACATCAGTAACAAAAGATCATGTGATTTTATCACGTTATTTGTAGATTAGTATTTCATTAAATAAATTGATTTTATGAGAAATATGTTAGTCAAAACTTGTAAAAATTTTCCGTAGACTATATTTGCGAAGTGATTTTGCCACATGTCCTCTCAAAAATCAATTTCACAAAACAAATATGACATAGCTACTGAAATTGATGACATGACTTCCGTAAAAATATGACACGGATAATTTCATTTAATGTTGATTTATATTTTTGGCAAACTTATTAGAATATGGTAATAATTCATATATTACATTTAATATTGATATTTCTTTTTGGTAAACTTTTTTTTAAATATGGTCATACCTCATACATCATCTATAAAATAAATATATTCATATATAACATTTCAAATTTCGAAATATTATTATTTTTGTATAATTATCCAATTTGTATTACTAAAGCTTTCAACAATTCCTACAATTTTTTGAAATTTTAAATATCTAATCGTAAGATCATTAGTTTTTTATATACGTACAAATTTTATAAATATTGTTTAGGCTAAATTTTTTATAATTATACAATTTTATATCATTTTTATTAGTTTTATACAAATTGATTTAATATATATCAAATCTATATTAAATATTAGTAAAAAAATAGTAAAATCTATAATATTTAATAAAAAATATTTTTAAATTATTTAGTGCACGTGGTGCAGAAAAACACCTAGTAATTTTAAATTTAATCCGTCATTACGTAATATACGTAATTAACAATGCGTGGTGGGTTGAATTAAGAAATGTGAAAGCTGTGCCTATATGTATTTATCCGATTTGTTTTTTTTGAAACTCAATTTATCCGATTTGTTGCTGCATTATATATTATTAAGATCGTAACGATTAACGAGGAAAAAGACTCGAGAGAGAGAGAGTCATGGAGACGATTGTTAAGGTAGCTTATGACGCATCCGTGAAGGCAGTTTTGACGTTGTTGGAGAAGAATCTATTACCGGATGTTGTCATAAGGAGGCTGACGCGGCTGCTTCTCGCTGGTCGACTTCGTTCCGGTTACAAACCCACGGCGGAGCTGCAACTTTCCGATCTCCTCCGTTTCGTCAACTGTAAGTGACAACATGCCTAGTTTTTTTTGTCAAACAACATACCTAGCTGATCCTCTTGTTTTGGTTTAATTTTAAAAAAGAAGAGATTTTGTTTTATTGAGTGATTGTGACGGTCTTGTACGAACTGGTTGGCGTTTGCTTTTGGGTTTTAGTTTCGTCTGTCACCAGAAGACTTTAGTGGGCCACGGTACTAGGTTGTTGTGAGTAATCTTTTTGTTTCATGTGTGTAAAAATGTATATATGAAAGTAAATTAAAAATCTCTTTGAAAATGTCATCTTTTATTGTTTGGATATTGTTGTTGATGTTGATCAAAAAAAAAAAAAATTGTTGTTGATAGATCCACTAACACAAATTTCTTTCTTTTTTTTTTGGTTAAAACTAACACAAATTTCTTCTTTTATAGATTTGTAGACCTAGAAACTCTACATCTCAGTTGTCTTGTTGACTGGATCTCCGTGATCTAAGCATACAAGACTACATCAAAGCCGTAGTTATATGATAGTTTTGTTGGATAGAAAAATCTACAACTCAGTTTTATCTTGTTAACCGTCCACAAATATACAATCTTTGTCTCCAATCAAATATGGGCATAGATCGTTTGATATTTTTAAATTTATAGCAATATTTTGTTTGCGTAGGTGATCCATACAATCTTCAAAAAAAAAAAATCAATAAAAAAATTTACATTTGAAAATTAGAACATTTTCATTTCTTATTGAATTAATACTTACGCAAAATGTAATTTTTTGGTCAAACAAAACAATATTCTGCTATGTAAACCTAAATAAACATTCGAGGTCATGGACTCATGTTACCCTAATGTTTCATATATGACAGCTATAAAAGAGATGGCTATAGCCATCAATACCGAGAAGCCGAAGACTCAACACTATGAATTACCAACGGCTTTCTTCGAACTTGTTCTTGGAAGAAACATGAAATACAGCTCTTGTTACTTCTCGAACGATTCAAATAGCTTAGAAGATGCAGAGGAAGCAATGTTGGCTCTATACTGCGAAAGAGCTAAAGTGGAAGATGGACAAAGTGTTCTTGACGTCGGATGTGGCTGGGGATCTTTGTCCTTGTACATTGCCCGCAAGTACAGCAACTGCAAGATAACAGGTCTATGCAACTCAAAAACACAGAAAGCATTTATCGATGAAAAATGCCGGTAAGTATAGTTTTCTCATTTCATCCTAATTAAGCATTTCTCTAGTTCTATTAGATAAGCTAAGACTCTATTCATGTATGGTTCCTTAACTTGTTGTGTGTTTTGAAGGAAACGTGGGATTCAAAATATTGAAATAATTGTTGGAGATATTAGCACTTTTGAGCATGAAGAGACATATGACCGAGTACTCTCCATCGAAATGTTTGAGGTTAATATATTTTTTTGGATATAAACTTTATATTATTATGTTATATTTATCTAAGTTGATTGTTATTAGCATATGAAAAACTATGGAGAGCTTCTGAAGAAAATTGGAAGGTGGATGAAGGAAGATAGTCTTCTGTTTGTTCACCATTTCTGCCATAAGACATTTGCTTACCACTTTGAGGTATAAATCCAATGTCAAAAATTGGTTGATTATTCAATTATTTAACCATTTTTTTCTTGACAGTAAAGTTATATATCTTTGTGATTATGTTGATTCACTATAGGATGTGAACGATGATGACTGGATCACAAGACACTTCTTCAGCGGAGGAACAATGCCATCAGCAAATCTTCTCCTCTACTTCCAAGTAATATACATTGCATATATAGTCTCACTTTGTTATCATCAAATGTAAACATATATGTCATTTTTATTTTCAGGAAGATGTTACAATTGTGGATCATTGGCTACTAAATGGGAAGCATTATGCAAATACCAGGTAAATACTCTAAAAACTGACTGTTGTGATGATAGCAATAAGAAGATTGTAATTATATTGTGATAACTTTGCAGTGAAGAGTGGCTGAAGAGAATGGACAAGGAGATAGTTGCAATAAAGGAGATAATGGAGATGACTTATGGGAAA
This sequence is a window from Brassica oleracea var. oleracea cultivar TO1000 chromosome C1, BOL, whole genome shotgun sequence. Protein-coding genes within it:
- the LOC106329038 gene encoding kinesin-like protein FRA1, translating into MKSTEPVRVAVNIRPLKGCTDCITVTPDEPQVHIGSHTFMYDFVFGNAGLHSSQIYHRCVAPLVEDLFKGYNATVLAYGQTASGKTYTMGMGTNCGTNEGIIPKVMEDVFTRVEAVKSQIRVSFLEIYNEEIYGLLASNPSRAPIIIRETASGEITLQGVTEVDVKTKEEMSSYLARGSFTRASGSTNMNIQSSRSHAVFTISLQITTAEEILCAKLRLVDLAGSERANRTGADGMRLKEGRHINSSLLALRNVISLLGDERKRKKGGHVPYRVSKLTRLLQDSLGGKSKTVMIACVSPAISDVEETLNTLRYANCARNIKNQAVVQKQKTSAPSFMFNELTPSKSEAKNKAVVQKHKPSVPSFDYDAMFKELTPSKSESLPVYDKPVYDEDVFEAITELQYNEDVFEAISELQIPSTSQPDDVSSSSSPSEFRKHNTSSLDVSPKKTESKQEDKCQNKPMEIIYLTDDEAEVQEKCFIDLTTDEEAEDQEKQIIDLTTAECHLELKELNKRLEEKEAEIRGYEEKVQLEKDKRALQRDIEGLRQKLAS
- the LOC106343950 gene encoding (S)-coclaurine N-methyltransferase — encoded protein: METIVKVAYDASVKAVLTLLEKNLLPDVVIRRLTRLLLAGRLRSGYKPTAELQLSDLLRFVNSIKEMAIAINTEKPKTQHYELPTAFFELVLGRNMKYSSCYFSNDSNSLEDAEEAMLALYCERAKVEDGQSVLDVGCGWGSLSLYIARKYSNCKITGLCNSKTQKAFIDEKCRKRGIQNIEIIVGDISTFEHEETYDRVLSIEMFEHMKNYGELLKKIGRWMKEDSLLFVHHFCHKTFAYHFEDVNDDDWITRHFFSGGTMPSANLLLYFQEDVTIVDHWLLNGKHYANTSEEWLKRMDKEIVAIKEIMEMTYGKEEAVKWMVYWRTFFIAVAELFGYSNGEEWMVSHFLFKKK